Sequence from the Sanguibacter keddieii DSM 10542 genome:
TCGGTGCCGATCACACGCTTGACGAGGTGCTCGCCCGAGTCCTGCGGGAGCAGCCCGACGAAGGTGAGCACGTCGGTGACGCCCTGCTGGAACGCGTTGCGCTGCGGCTGCGGCGTGCCGGCCAGCCAGGTGCCCGGGTCCTTGAAGACCACGACGTCGCCGCGGTGGACGTCGAACACGCCGGGCACCATCTTCGAGACGAGGATGCGGTCACCCTCGACGAGGGTGTCCTCCATGGACGAGCTGGGGATGAAGAAGGCCTGCACGAAGAAGGACTTGATGACCCAGGAGAGCACCAGAGCGCTGATGACGATGATGGCGACCTCGCGGAGGAACGACCCCTTGCGCGGCTCGGCACCGGTCGCCCCGTCGCTGGTGGTGCCGTCTGGGTGCGCTGCGTCAGGAGTCACTCGCATACTGTCCCACTTCCTCGAGGTGAACATCGAATGCTGCCCGCCCCGCGCGTCGTCGCGCGAGGCGCGTGAGGCGTCGACGGTCGTGGCACGCACGAGGGCGGCCACCTCGGTGGCCGCCCTCGTGGAGAACGCTGCTCGTCCGTGGCTCGTCAGACGACGAGCCACGACACGATCACTTGGAGACGAAGTCGCGCTTCTCCTTGATCTTCGCCTTCTTGCCGCGCAGCTTGCGGAGGTAGTACAGCTTGGCGCGACGGACGTCACCGCGGGTGATGACCTCGACCGACTCGATCGACGGTGCGTTGGCGGGGAACGTGCGCTCCACCCCGACACCGAAGCTGATCTTGCGGACGGTGAAGGTCTCGCGGACGCCGCCGCCGACGCGGGCGATGACGACACCCTGGAACGCCTGGACACGCGAGCGCGTGCCCTCGACGACCTTGACGTTGACCTTGACGGTGTCACCGGCGCGGAAGGCCGGGATGTCGGACCGCAGCGATGCTGCGTCGACGCTGTCGAGCGTGTTCATGTTCTCTCCCCGTCCTGCCACAGGTCAGGTACGTCTCGTGGGTGCGGTCGCACGCGGCGTCCGCCCCCATGGTGATGAGTGGATGTGGTGCCTCACCGGTCGCAGGTCCGGCATCCCGTGAGAGCGTGCCGTGCGACGATCGATCAGAGCAGTGAAACAGCCGAGTTGGACGCCCCTGTGGCAGTGTCCGGTCCGGCGTGCACCAAGGGATGATTCTGCCACAGTCGGACCGCCGCGCACTACCCGCCCTGCGCGCGTGCCTGCGGGGGTGTCTGACCCTCAGCCCTGGCGGAGGTGCCCGTCGTCGCCCGCCGCCCAGCCGTGACCGGCGAGCAGAGCTCGGTCGGCCTTGTCGAGCACGCTCGGGTCGAGCGCCTCGACCATGTCGGGGCGACGCTCGAGCGTGCGCTCGAGCGCACGGTCACGTCGCCACCGGGCGATCTTGGCGTGGTGCCCGGAGAGCAGGACCTCGGGGACGTCGAGCCCCTCCCAGGTCGGCGGCTTGGTGTACACGGGGTACTCCAGCAGCCCCGCCTCGCCGTGCGACTCCTCGACGAGGGACTCGGGGTTGCCGATGACCCCGGGCAGCAGACGGGCCACGGCCTCGATCATCACGAGCGAGGCGACCTCACCGCCGTTGAGGACGTAGTCGCCGATCGAGAGCTCGCGGACCGTGCCTCCCGCAGCACGGTGGTGCTCGGCGACCCGGGCGTCGATGCCCTCGTAGCGGCCGCACGCGAACACCAGCTGCGGCTCGAGGGCGAGCGACTCGGCGACGCGCTGGGTGAAGGTCTCCCCCGACGGCGTCGGCACGACGAGCGTGGCCTCGGGCGTGAGGACGTCGGCCAGGGCCGTGCCCCAGACGTCGGGGCGCATGACCATGCCGGCCCCGCCGCCGAACGGCGTGTCGTCGACCGTCCGGTGGCGGTCCGTGGCCCAGGCCCGGAGGTCGTGCACGGTGAGCTCGAGCAGCCCGGACTGCACCGCCTTGCCCACGAGCGAGAGCTCGAGCGGCGCGAGGTAGTCGGGGAAGATCGAGACGACGTCGATACGCACTCAGCGACCACCCTCGGTCGGGTCGTCCTGCGGCTCGTCCGAGACGGCTCCGGCCTCGGCAGCCTCGGCGGCGTCGGCAGCGGCAGCGGCAGCGGCAGCGGCAGCCGAGCCCTCCTCGGGCGTGGCGACCTCGAGGTTCACGGCGTCCCGGGCGAGCAGCCCGCCGGGCGGGTCGAGCACGACGCGCCCCCCGGCGACGTCGACGACCGGGACCATGACGCGGACGAAGGGCACCAGGGTCCGGGTGCCGTCGGTCTCGCGGACGACGAGCATGTCGTAGGCGGGCAGGTGGTCGAGCCCGACGACCTCGCCGACGACTGTCCCGTCCTGGAGCTCGGCGCGCAGGCCGGCCAGCTCGTGGGGGTACCAGGCGTCCTCCTCGTCGGAGGCGTCGACGTCGACCACGAGCTCGATGCCACGGGCCTGCTCGGCTGCGGTGCGGTCCCCGAGCTCGGCGAAGGCGACGTGCCACCGGCCGTTCTGGATGCGCGTCGACACGACCGTGAGCGGTCCTGCGGAGGCCGGGACGGTGCGCAGCACCTGCCCGTCGGCCAGACGGGCCTCGGGGTCGTCGGTGCGGAGGTCGAGCGCGACCTCTCCGCGCAACCCGTGCGCCCGCCCGATCGTGGCGACTGTCAGTTCCATCCCT
This genomic interval carries:
- the rimM gene encoding ribosome maturation factor RimM (Essential for efficient processing of 16S rRNA), translating into MELTVATIGRAHGLRGEVALDLRTDDPEARLADGQVLRTVPASAGPLTVVSTRIQNGRWHVAFAELGDRTAAEQARGIELVVDVDASDEEDAWYPHELAGLRAELQDGTVVGEVVGLDHLPAYDMLVVRETDGTRTLVPFVRVMVPVVDVAGGRVVLDPPGGLLARDAVNLEVATPEEGSAAAAAAAAAADAAEAAEAGAVSDEPQDDPTEGGR
- the rplS gene encoding 50S ribosomal protein L19; translation: MNTLDSVDAASLRSDIPAFRAGDTVKVNVKVVEGTRSRVQAFQGVVIARVGGGVRETFTVRKISFGVGVERTFPANAPSIESVEVITRGDVRRAKLYYLRKLRGKKAKIKEKRDFVSK
- the trmD gene encoding tRNA (guanosine(37)-N1)-methyltransferase TrmD — translated: MRIDVVSIFPDYLAPLELSLVGKAVQSGLLELTVHDLRAWATDRHRTVDDTPFGGGAGMVMRPDVWGTALADVLTPEATLVVPTPSGETFTQRVAESLALEPQLVFACGRYEGIDARVAEHHRAAGGTVRELSIGDYVLNGGEVASLVMIEAVARLLPGVIGNPESLVEESHGEAGLLEYPVYTKPPTWEGLDVPEVLLSGHHAKIARWRRDRALERTLERRPDMVEALDPSVLDKADRALLAGHGWAAGDDGHLRQG
- the lepB gene encoding signal peptidase I, whose product is MRVTPDAAHPDGTTSDGATGAEPRKGSFLREVAIIVISALVLSWVIKSFFVQAFFIPSSSMEDTLVEGDRILVSKMVPGVFDVHRGDVVVFKDPGTWLAGTPQPQRNAFQQGVTDVLTFVGLLPQDSGEHLVKRVIGTEGDRVTCCDTAGHIAVNGQTIDEPYLKPGSAPSLLEFDQTVPEGFLWVMGDNRAHSSDSRYNAGSPGGGFVPVDNVVGTAFVKVWPLDHLGWLRNPGATFEDVPAP